The nucleotide window AAATCGATGATGTCAGGATGCCAATCATTCAACATGATCATTTGGGCGCCACGTCTTGAACCGCCCTGCTCTACTAGATGTGTCAACTTAGCGATGTCATCCAACCAACTCACTGATCCTGATGATTTGCCATTGACTCCTCGAGCCAGGGAATTCTTCGGTCGAAGTGTCGAACCATTTGTTCCGACTCCACCTCCGCGTGACATGATCTCCATCACTTGCTTACGGTGATCACTGATTCCTTCCCGAGAATCGTTGATGTAAGGCATGACGTAGCAGTTGAAATACGTAACATCCGTGTTTGCACCTGCTCCGTAAAGTACTCTTCCAGCTGGGATGAAGTTCAAGCTCGATAGTTCATTGTAGAACTTTTCAAACCAGTACTCCCTCTTTTCCGTTGAACGCTCTACTTCTGCTAAACCGCTGGCATTTCTCAAAGCAATTTGTTCGTAAAAGATTTCTAGTGGTTTATCTATTACTGTTAGAGACCTCTCAATTTTTCCGGTCTCTCTTTCTGATTCTTTGTCTAACACATGGATATAATCTTCTTCAACTTGTACAATAGCTTTATGTCTTTCTTTATCAATCGACACTATAAATCCTGTTCCACGAGCGGGAAATTTCGGGTCATCTTTTATCGTTAAGACGACGAAATCTCCTTCTTTCAATGTCCTCTTTTCAGTGTCTTTGAATGAGTATCGATCTAACATAACTAATCGAGAAACTCCCTTATGAGTTACCTGCATATCACTTGTTACAGGATGGACATAAGGAAACTCTTCTATATCTTGATTCAGACGATCGATATCAACATTCGTCATTCGGTTTTCAACTTTTTGCAAACTCTTCACTTCCTTTCACCAAGTTTCTCGACATGCTTTTCATTGGTGTGTTGTTTGTTGTCTATAACATTACCAAATACATTTTTAAAAATCAATAGATTTATACAATATATAGTGCTTGATTTTTAAGACGAATACTATATATAGTTTTAAAGGCATACATCCGATTGTTTGTCAAGATGAAAATAGTGTCGAATTTACTCTAAGAATTGGATGAAAAATCAAATTCCACAAAAAATCCTTTGAAAGTTTGTCTAAAGATTTTTATAATGAAAGGTGGTAGATATAGAAGAGAGGGGATTCGTATGGATATTTTATTCATCGTATTAATAGCTGTTGCAGCTCTTATTTTATTCGGGGCTTTCAGATACGTACGAACGCAACGCTATTTAAAAACACTGACAGAGGATCAATGGATTGAAGGTTATCGCAAAGCACAATTGATAGATGTAAGAGAACCGAATGAATATGAAAGAGGTCATATTCTTGGTGCACGTAATATTCCATTATCACAAATGAAGCAACGTCTAGTAGAAATCAGAAAAGATAAGCCGGTATATTTATATTGTCAAAGTGGTACAAGATCTGTACGGGCTGCAAATATGCTGCGCAAAAAAGGTTACGAGGATCTCAACCATCTTAAAGGTGGGTTCCGTAAGTGGAATGGTAAAATCAAAGTGAAGAAAAAAGGTTATTAAATGAAAAAAGGATGGCGAATTTCTTCGCCATCCTTTTTATTATGATTCGTCTTTCATATATCTTAGAACTGGTTTTCTTGCTGCCTGAGTCTCATCTAAACGACTTAACACTGTAGTATGTGGGGCTTCTTGTACGATCTCAGGATCTTCTTTTGCCTCGTTAGAAATCTGAATCATCGCATCGATAAACTCATCGAGCGTTTCTTTAGATTCTGTTTCAGTTGGTTCAACCATCAAAGCCTCTTCCACATTAAGTGGGAAGTAGATTGTTGGTGGGTGATAGCCAAAGTCTAATAGACGCTTGGCAATATCAAGAGTTCGAACACCTAGTTTCTTTTGGTTTTTCCCTGATAACACAAATTCGTGTTTACAATGCTGTTTGAATGGGAGTTCGTACTCTTCTTCTAAACGACGCATCATATAGTTAGCATTCAACACTGCATTTTCACTAACTTGCTTCAATCCATCAGGACCCATTGAGCGGATATACGTATAAGCTCTTACATTGATTCCGAAGTTACCATAGTAAGGCTTCACGCGACCAATCGAGTCTGGGCGATTGTAATCGAATGTAAATGCATCATCTTTTTTCGTTAAAATAGGTTTTGGTAAGAACTTAGATAATTCTTTCGTCACTCCGACAGGTCCGGAACCAGGTCCGCCACCACCGTGTGGTCCTGTGAATGTTTTATGCAAGTTCAAGTGAACTACATCAAATCCCATGTCTCCTGGGCGAGCATAGCCCATAATAGCGTTCAAGTTAGCGCCATCATAGTATAAACGGCCACCAGCTTCGTGGATAATTTCAGCCATTTCAAGAATATGTTCTTCAAATAGACCTAATGTATTTGGGTTCGTCAGCATTAAAGCTGCAGTATCGTCTCCTACAACACGTTTCAAGTCTTCAAGGTCAACTAAGCCTTGGTCATTCGATTTAACAGTTACTGCCTCGAATCCTGCAACAGTTGCAGAAGCAGGGTTAGTTCCGTGAGCAGAGTCAGGTACGATTACTTTTGTACGGTTATAATCTCCGTTTGATTCGTGGAAAGCTCGGATCATCATCAGTCCAGTCCACTCGCCATGCGCACCAGCAGCGGGTTGTAATGTGACCTCATGCATTCCCGTAATTTCAGAAAGTGACGTCTGGAGATTATACAACATTTCCATTGCACCTTGGACTGTTTTTTCCTCCTGATAAGGATGGATATGACTGAACCCTGGGTAACGAGCCACGTCTTCATTAATTTTTGGATTGTATTTCATCGTACATGAACCGAGAGGATAGAATCCTGAATCCACCCCGTGATTTCTTGTAGATAAAGCAGTGTAATGACGCATAATCTGTAATTCACTTACTTCTGGAAGATCCGGGTTTTCTTGACGGATATAGTCGTTCCCGAATTCCTCATCCAAATCCACATCTGGAACATCTAAATCGGGTAAGCTGTACCCTTTACGGCCTTCCTTGCTTAATTCAAATATGACTGGAAAATCGTTTTGATTAGCCATGGATATCACCCAATTCTTTAACAAATTGATCGATCTCTTCTTTGGTGCGAATCTCAGTAACAGCTACTAACATGTGATTCTCATATGAGCTATCAGCTTTTCCTAGATCGTAACCGCCAATAATTCCTCGCTGTTCTAACTTGTCGTTTACTTCAGTAATAGATTTGTTCAACTTCACAACAAACTCATTGAAAAATGGTCCTTTAAAGCTGATTTCAAAGCCAGCAGCTTCTAATTGTTTCTTAGCATAGCGAGCTTTCTTCATATTCAACACGGCCATTTCCTTTATCCCTTGTTTACCTAGAGCACTCATAGCAACAGAAGATGCTAATGCATTCAATGCTTGGTTGGAACAAATATTAGATGTCGCTTTATCTCTACGGATATGTTGTTCTCGGGCTTGAAGAGTTAACACGAACCCTCTTCTTCCCTCTTCGTCTACTGTTTGTCCTACTAGGCGCCCAGGTACCTTACGCATCAATTTCTTCGTCGTCGCAAAATAACCGCAATGTGGGCCGCCGAATTGTGCAGGGATTCCGAACACTTGATTGTCACCTACCACAATATCTACGTTGAATTCACCTGGAGGTGTCAAATAGCCTAAAGAAAGTGGGTTACTAGAAACTAAGAACATCGTCTTTTTCTGATTTTCTAATAACTGCTCTACCTCTTTCAAAGGTTCAACCTGTCCAAAGAAGTTCGGATATTGAAGAACGACACTAGCTGTATCATCATCCAATTCATTTTCTAATTGTTTCAGGTCAGTCATTCCATCTTCTACATCAATTTCGACTACCTCTAATCCAGGTCCTTTAGCATACGTGTGAATAACAGCTAATGATTCTGGATGGATCGCTTTTGAAACCAGTACTTTTTTCTTGCGAGTTTGACCTGCACTTAAGTTGACTGCTTCAGCCAAAGCTGTTCCACCGTCATACATGGAAGAATTGGCAACTTCCATACCCGTCAATTCACAAATCATTGTTTGGAATTCGAAAATAGCTTGTAATTCCCCTTGGGAGATCTCTGGTTGATACGGAGTATAAGCTGTATAAAATTCTGATCTTGAGATTACATGATCAACGATTGATGGTGCATAATGATCGTAAACACCAGCACCCAAGAATGAAGTATGTGATTGAAAATGAGCATTTTTGTTTGCTAAGCCACTCAATTCTTGTTTTAGTGCATACTCATCTTTCGCGGGAGCAATGTTGATTTCATCTCTGAAACGTACTTTTTCAGGTATATCCTTGAATAATTCTTCCGTAGAATCTACTCCAACAGTTTTTAGCATAGATTCCTTATCTTCTTTAGTCATAGGAATATAACGATGTTGCATGCTTCTCACCCCTTACTTTCTTTTATAAAATGGAGTCGGAACAACTTTCGCATCCAACGTCCGTTTTCTTACTTGGATTTCTAATTCTTCCCCTTCGCTCGTCAAATCAGAGCGAACTAATGCAAGACCGACATTTTTTCCGAGTGTCGGAGATTGTGTACCAGAAGTAACAAATCCAACAACTTCGCCATCTTTCAATACGTCATAACCATGGCGTGGAATTCCTTTATCGATCATTTCGATGCCGACTAGCTTTCTAGTAGGTCCATCCTCTTTTTGTTGTTTAAGTACTTCTTTACCGTTAAAATCAGCCTCTTTCTTAACTTTGACAGCAAAGTTAAGACCCGCTTCGACAGGAGTTATATCTTTTGATAACTCTTGGCCATATAAAGCTAAATTAGCTTCAAATCTTAAAGTATCACGGGCTCCGAGTCCGATCGGCTCTATGCCTTCTTCTTTTCCAGCTTCCAGGATCTCTTCCCATAAAGCTGCTCCTTCAGAGGCATCTATATAAATCTCAAAGCCATCTTCACCTGTATACCCGGTTCTAGAAACAATTGCTCCGTGTTGGTGATTATGGAACTTCACTTCATCTTTAAAACGGAAAAATTTGATTTCCGACAAGTCATCTTTAGTTAACTTTTGTAAAATAGACTCTGCTTTGGGACCTTGGATAGCTAATTGTACATAACGATCAGAGACATTCTCCACGGATACATCATTGCCAGCATATGACTTTAGCCACTCAAAGTCTTTTTCTGTATTTGCAGCATTAACTACTAATAAAAAAGTTTCCTCTTCTAACTTATAAACTAGTAAATCATCCACAGTACCGCCATCTTCATAACACATGATCGTATACTGGGCTTGGCCTACCTTCACTTTAGATAGATCATTGGTAAGCATTTTCTGTAAAAAATCTTCACTGCCTGAACCTTTGACCAATACTTCGCCCATATGGGATACATCAAAAAGACCAGCACGTTCACGGGTGGCAAAGTGTTCGTTTTTTATACCAGAAAACTGTACAGGCATTTCCCAGCCACCAAAATCAACCGTTTTTGCCCCGCTTTTTTCGTAAACTGGGTACAATGGTGTTCGTTTCAATTCACTCATTCTCATCCCTCCAATTTATTTACTGCATAAAAAAAGAGAATACCAATTTCATTGGAATTCTCTGTCCTGTCACCTGAAAGTTTCGCAATCATTGATTGCTTGCATCGTTGGTGGTTCATGCATGATGAACACTCTCCAGAGCTGCGTCATACAAAGGTCTTTTTGCCTGAGAGATTCATACTTAAGTACTTGCTCCGTCGGCGCTGTGATCACCACAGTCTCTCCCCTTGTAGTCATTCGCTTATGATATTCATTTTTATGTACATACTAATACTATATGTTAAATCACATTATAGCATATGTTCATTTGATGTGTAAGCGTCATCATACTGTTATTTTATAAGGGGCTAAACGAATGAAAACGCTGATTATCAAAAATGAAATCGAGCAGTTCTCACAACAACATAATACTTATCAAACATGTGAATGGAAATTATTCCAGCAGGCTTACCAAATAGCTCAGCTAAAATCGAGTAGAAAGAATCAATTAATAAGTCTCAACTTCTTACCTGATTTGAATTTAATGAGCCACCAGTTGGAAGCTGTAAATAAGGTTATCTTCGAGATGCATGGTCGAGCGATTCTTGCTGATGAAGTAGGTCTTGGTAAGACTGTAGAAGCAGGGGTAATCACTAAAGAGTTGATGATTAAAGGACTGGTTAAAAAAGTCCTTATTCTTGTACCATCCTCTCTTATTAATCAATGGGTTGAAGAGTTGAACCGAATGTTTTTTATTCCAGCCGCTTCTAAACATCGCTCTTATAATTGGGCTGACTATGACGTAGTTGTGTCTTCCATTGATTTAGCTAAAAAAGAACCTCACTCTAAAGATATTTTAGAGCAACAATATGACTTATTGATTGTAGATGAAGCTCACAGATTAAAGAATCCGAAAACCAAAAATTATCAGTTTGTAAAATCGATTCAATCAACCTATTGTCTATTGCTTACGGCTACTCCGATTCAGAATAAGATCGAAGAAGTTTATTATTTGATGTCCATCGTTCGCCCAGGATTAT belongs to Halalkalibacillus sediminis and includes:
- a CDS encoding rhodanese-like domain-containing protein, whose product is MDILFIVLIAVAALILFGAFRYVRTQRYLKTLTEDQWIEGYRKAQLIDVREPNEYERGHILGARNIPLSQMKQRLVEIRKDKPVYLYCQSGTRSVRAANMLRKKGYEDLNHLKGGFRKWNGKIKVKKKGY
- the gcvPB gene encoding aminomethyl-transferring glycine dehydrogenase subunit GcvPB — translated: MANQNDFPVIFELSKEGRKGYSLPDLDVPDVDLDEEFGNDYIRQENPDLPEVSELQIMRHYTALSTRNHGVDSGFYPLGSCTMKYNPKINEDVARYPGFSHIHPYQEEKTVQGAMEMLYNLQTSLSEITGMHEVTLQPAAGAHGEWTGLMMIRAFHESNGDYNRTKVIVPDSAHGTNPASATVAGFEAVTVKSNDQGLVDLEDLKRVVGDDTAALMLTNPNTLGLFEEHILEMAEIIHEAGGRLYYDGANLNAIMGYARPGDMGFDVVHLNLHKTFTGPHGGGGPGSGPVGVTKELSKFLPKPILTKKDDAFTFDYNRPDSIGRVKPYYGNFGINVRAYTYIRSMGPDGLKQVSENAVLNANYMMRRLEEEYELPFKQHCKHEFVLSGKNQKKLGVRTLDIAKRLLDFGYHPPTIYFPLNVEEALMVEPTETESKETLDEFIDAMIQISNEAKEDPEIVQEAPHTTVLSRLDETQAARKPVLRYMKDES
- the gcvT gene encoding glycine cleavage system aminomethyltransferase GcvT, whose translation is MSELKRTPLYPVYEKSGAKTVDFGGWEMPVQFSGIKNEHFATRERAGLFDVSHMGEVLVKGSGSEDFLQKMLTNDLSKVKVGQAQYTIMCYEDGGTVDDLLVYKLEEETFLLVVNAANTEKDFEWLKSYAGNDVSVENVSDRYVQLAIQGPKAESILQKLTKDDLSEIKFFRFKDEVKFHNHQHGAIVSRTGYTGEDGFEIYIDASEGAALWEEILEAGKEEGIEPIGLGARDTLRFEANLALYGQELSKDITPVEAGLNFAVKVKKEADFNGKEVLKQQKEDGPTRKLVGIEMIDKGIPRHGYDVLKDGEVVGFVTSGTQSPTLGKNVGLALVRSDLTSEGEELEIQVRKRTLDAKVVPTPFYKRK
- the gcvPA gene encoding aminomethyl-transferring glycine dehydrogenase subunit GcvPA, giving the protein MQHRYIPMTKEDKESMLKTVGVDSTEELFKDIPEKVRFRDEINIAPAKDEYALKQELSGLANKNAHFQSHTSFLGAGVYDHYAPSIVDHVISRSEFYTAYTPYQPEISQGELQAIFEFQTMICELTGMEVANSSMYDGGTALAEAVNLSAGQTRKKKVLVSKAIHPESLAVIHTYAKGPGLEVVEIDVEDGMTDLKQLENELDDDTASVVLQYPNFFGQVEPLKEVEQLLENQKKTMFLVSSNPLSLGYLTPPGEFNVDIVVGDNQVFGIPAQFGGPHCGYFATTKKLMRKVPGRLVGQTVDEEGRRGFVLTLQAREQHIRRDKATSNICSNQALNALASSVAMSALGKQGIKEMAVLNMKKARYAKKQLEAAGFEISFKGPFFNEFVVKLNKSITEVNDKLEQRGIIGGYDLGKADSSYENHMLVAVTEIRTKEEIDQFVKELGDIHG